In the genome of Raphanus sativus cultivar WK10039 chromosome 4, ASM80110v3, whole genome shotgun sequence, one region contains:
- the LOC108833428 gene encoding homocysteine S-methyltransferase 1 — MGLEKKSALLEDLIEKCGGCAVVDGGFATQLEIHGAAINDPLWSALSLIKDPELIKRVHMEYLEAGSDIVVTSSYQATIPGFLSRGLSMEESESLLQKSVKLAVEARDRFWDKVSKTSGHSYNRALVAASIGSYGAYLADGSEYSGSYGEDVSLDKLKDFHRRRIQVLVEASPDLLAFETIPNKLEAQACVEVLEEGNVQIPAWICFTSVDGENAPSGESFEECLETLNKSNNICAVGINCAPPQFMDDLILKFSKLTKKAIVVYPNSGEVWDGKAKKWLPSQCFGDAEFEMFAPKWRELGAKLIGGCCRTTPSTIRAISRDLKRR; from the exons ATGGGTTTAGAGAAGAAATCTGCATTGTTGGAAGATTTAATAGAGAAATGCGGCGGCTGTGCGGTGGTCGACGGCGGTTTCGCAACCCAGCTCGAGATTCACGGCGCCGCCATTAACGACCCTCTGTGGAGTGCCCTATCTCTCATCAAAGATCCTGAACTCATCAAGCGg GTTCATATGGAGTATTTGGAGGCTGGTTCAGACATTGTGGTTACTTCATCTTATCag GCTACAATCCCTGGCTTTCTCTCAAGAGGACTGTCGATGGAAGAGAGCGAGTCTTTGCTACAAAAGAGCGTGAAACTAGCTGTTGAAGCCCGTGATAGATTCTGGGACAAAGTCAGCAAAACCTCAGGACACAGCTATAACCGAGCTCTTGTAGCTGCTTCTATTGGTAGCTATGGAGCTTATCTCGCTGATGGCTCTGAGTACAG tggaaGCTATGGTGAGGATGTAAGCTTGGACAAACTAAAAGACTTCCACAGGAGGAGAATCCAAGTCCTAGTGGAAGCTAGTCCAGATCTTCTCGCTTTCGAAACCATACCTAATAAACTCGAGGCTCAGGCGTGCGTTGAGGTGCTGGAGGAAGGGAATGTGCAAATCCCAGCGTGGATCTGCTTCACATCTGTAGATGGTGAGAATGCTCCTTCAGGTGAGAGCTTTGAGGAATGCCTTGAAACCCTTAACAAAAGCAACAACATTTGCGCTGTCGGCATTAACTGTGCACCTCCTCAGTTCATGGACGATCTGATTCTCAAATTCTCCAAG CTGACCAAGAAGGCCATCGTTGTGTACCCAAATAGTGGAGAGGTTTGGGACGGGAAAGCCAAAAAATGGCTG ccatcgcaatgctttggtGATGCTGAGTTTGAGATGTTTGCACCGAAATGGCGTGAGCTTGGAGCTAAACTTATAGGAGGATGCTGCAGGACTACACCTTCCACCATCAGAGCTATCTCCAGAGATTTGAAACGAAGATGA
- the LOC108833429 gene encoding ethylene-responsive transcription factor ERF119 produces the protein MAEPKKRSSLQATKPSRKPNKKKTFQLNRLPGLSEDLKTMRKIRFVVNDPYATDYSSGEEDVETNRRRKRYVCEIDRPFSQPTAQAESESSYVQESNNSKARLSPCSTKKASQSQVVGRSSVTKPVGVRQRKWGKWAAEIRHPITKTRTWLGTYDTLEQAADAYATKKLEFDALAAAATSAAAPCDSTASNDSVSMLSASISNVEAVSSIEKAGFGFNFADLQIPDMGCFIDESLIPNACELDFLLTEEKDDQLLDDYCGIDDMNIIGLECDGPSELPDYDFSDVEIDLGLIGTTIDKFAFVDHLATSTTTPLNIACP, from the coding sequence ATGGCTGAACCAAAGAAAAGGTCTTCCCTTCAAGCCACCAAGCCCAGCAGAAAACCCAACAAGAAGAAAACTTTCCAGCTCAACCGCCTCCCTGGTTTATCCGAAGATTTGAAGACTATGCGAAAGATCCGTTTCGTTGTGAACGATCCCTACGCTACTGACTACTCATCCGGTGAAGAAGATGTCGAAACCAACCGGAGAAGGAAACGTTACGTCTGTGAGATCGACCGTCCTTTCTCTCAACCCACTGCTCAAGCAGAGTCCGAAAGCTCTTACGTTCAGGAGAGTAATAACAGCAAAGCAAGACTCTCACCTTGTAGCACCAAAAAGGCCTCTCAGTCTCAGGTCGTTGGACGTTCTAGTGTCACGAAGCCTGTTGGTGTAAGGCAGAGGAAATGGGGCAAATGGGCTGCTGAGATCAGACATCCAATCACCAAGACGAGAACTTGGTTGGGTACTTACGATACACTTGAACAAGCAGCTGATGCTTACGCTACTAAGAAGCTCGAGTTCGATGCTTTGGCTGCTGCTGCCACTTCCGCTGCTGCTCCCTGTGATTCAACTGCTTCAAATGACTCTGTTTCTATGCTCTCTGCCTCTATCTCCAATGTTGAAGCTGTGTCAAGCATCGAGAAGGCGGGTTTTGGTTTCAACTTCGCGGATCTACAGATTCCTGATATGGGTTGCTTCATTGATGAGTCGTTGATCCCAAATGCTTGTGAGCTTGATTTTCTCTTAACTGAAGAGAAGGACGACCAACTGTTGGATGATTACTGCGGTATAGATGATATGAACATCATTGGTCTTGAATGTGACGGTCCGAGCGAACTTCCAGACTATGATTTCTCAGACGTGGAGATCGATCTTGGTCTCATTGGAACCACCATTGACAAGTTTGCTTTCGTGGATCATCTTGCGACAAGTACAACCACTCCTCTTAATATCGCGTGCCCATAA